A region from the Marinobacter sp. SS13-12 genome encodes:
- a CDS encoding GGDEF domain-containing phosphodiesterase produces MQNSFEVEHRLGYRVLRWVLAVALISGIVVSTIQVILDARRVSASLDAQAQQTIALVRDASTQAVFSIDADLAQQVVDGLFAQESIHLARITHPDGEALGRRDRPLQESPFRPITDPIFAAERTYRQELSRSGNSGNSNVYGYLELHYDTGPAAGTWLERASVTFGSGIAIAVILGMVLFVVFHLLLTRPLLRIVQSVKQVDPDHPDDNLIHLPQGHQNDELGLWVNATNNLLVAIGDSQTRHREAEDRVNRLARYDQLTGLPSRDTFMELLQTDIEEAQEDRSVLSLICCGIDDFKSINEQCGFRTGDLILQAVADRLTHILGGNRFTIARLGSDQFVIVEKGLRDGFQAANTADRILAALSSPMVFDDQTVTMTATLGIALFPGDAEKGDRLLQSAEQTMALAKESGHNYFQFYVASVDREIRERKQLEKDLSVALANHQFHLVYQPQINLETHRIIGAEALIRWEHPEKGLVPPDHFIPVAEMNGSIVEIGQWVLDQACWQAARWASDGMPLRIAVNLSAVQLRQDSIVDDILDTLKRHNIPAGRLELEVTETSFMTNLEEAVEKLKRLHLAGISIAVDDFGTGYSSLTYLKRMPVQHLKIDKQFIRDLLVNEEDTRIANTIIDLGKSLNLTVVAEGVETAEQEYYLAQRGCQLAQGYFFSKPLKPHDFERFVASFHRKIVENNA; encoded by the coding sequence TTCCTTTGAGGTAGAACATCGCCTGGGGTACCGGGTACTGCGATGGGTACTGGCTGTTGCGCTGATAAGCGGGATTGTTGTCAGCACTATCCAGGTTATTCTGGATGCAAGGCGTGTCTCTGCCTCACTTGATGCACAGGCACAGCAGACCATCGCATTGGTCAGGGACGCCTCAACCCAGGCCGTTTTCAGTATCGATGCCGACCTGGCGCAACAGGTGGTCGATGGCCTGTTTGCCCAGGAATCCATTCATCTGGCACGTATTACCCATCCGGACGGCGAGGCTCTCGGTCGTCGTGACCGTCCGCTTCAGGAAAGCCCCTTTCGCCCAATAACCGACCCGATTTTTGCTGCAGAGCGAACCTATCGCCAGGAGCTTTCCCGCAGCGGTAACTCCGGAAACAGCAATGTCTATGGCTACCTCGAACTTCACTATGACACCGGGCCGGCTGCGGGCACCTGGCTTGAGCGGGCCTCGGTAACTTTCGGCTCCGGTATCGCTATTGCCGTTATTCTGGGAATGGTGCTGTTCGTGGTCTTCCATTTGCTGCTGACACGCCCACTGTTACGCATTGTCCAGTCCGTCAAGCAGGTGGATCCGGACCACCCGGACGACAACCTCATCCACCTTCCCCAGGGCCACCAGAACGACGAACTCGGGCTCTGGGTGAATGCCACCAACAACTTGCTGGTAGCCATTGGTGATAGCCAGACCCGCCACCGGGAAGCCGAGGACCGTGTTAACCGGCTCGCCAGATATGACCAGCTCACCGGCCTGCCAAGCCGGGACACATTTATGGAGCTTCTACAGACGGATATCGAAGAGGCTCAGGAAGACAGGTCCGTCCTTTCCCTGATCTGCTGTGGCATCGACGATTTCAAGTCCATCAATGAACAATGCGGCTTTCGTACCGGTGACCTGATCCTTCAGGCCGTCGCAGATCGCCTCACCCATATACTGGGAGGCAACCGGTTCACCATCGCCCGGCTGGGCAGCGACCAGTTTGTTATTGTGGAGAAAGGCCTGCGTGACGGGTTCCAGGCGGCAAACACCGCAGACCGGATACTGGCGGCTCTGAGCAGCCCGATGGTTTTCGACGACCAGACCGTCACCATGACGGCAACTTTAGGCATTGCCCTCTTCCCGGGCGACGCTGAAAAGGGCGACAGACTGCTGCAAAGCGCCGAACAGACCATGGCACTGGCGAAGGAAAGCGGACACAACTACTTCCAGTTCTACGTTGCCAGCGTTGACCGGGAGATTCGTGAGCGGAAGCAACTTGAGAAAGACCTCTCCGTCGCCCTGGCCAATCATCAGTTCCATCTCGTCTACCAGCCACAGATCAACCTGGAAACCCACCGCATTATCGGCGCTGAAGCACTGATCCGCTGGGAGCACCCGGAAAAAGGCCTCGTGCCACCAGACCACTTTATTCCCGTTGCCGAAATGAACGGCAGCATTGTCGAAATCGGCCAATGGGTGCTTGACCAGGCCTGCTGGCAGGCAGCCCGCTGGGCCAGCGATGGCATGCCCCTGAGGATTGCCGTCAACCTCTCGGCGGTACAGCTCCGCCAGGACTCCATTGTGGACGACATACTGGACACCCTGAAGCGGCACAATATTCCCGCCGGCCGGTTGGAGCTGGAAGTAACCGAAACCAGCTTCATGACCAACCTGGAAGAGGCAGTGGAGAAACTCAAGCGCCTGCACCTTGCCGGCATCAGCATTGCCGTGGACGATTTCGGAACCGGCTACTCGTCACTGACCTATCTCAAGCGCATGCCGGTCCAGCACCTGAAGATCGACAAACAGTTCATCCGCGACCTGCTGGTGAACGAAGAAGACACCCGAATTGCCAATACCATCATCGACCTTGGCAAGAGCCTCAACCTCACCGTTGTGGCAGAAGGCGTCGAAACGGCGGAACAGGAATACTATCTCGCCCAGAGAGGCTGCCAGCTGGCGCAGGGGTATTTCTTCAGTAAACCACTCAAGCCCCACGATTTTGAGAGGTTTGTCGCCAGCTTTCACCGTAAAATCGTGGAGAATAATGCCTGA